A window of the Synechococcus sp. M16.1 genome harbors these coding sequences:
- a CDS encoding DUF3386 domain-containing protein, with protein MTASVPVKPGSDLRDDFRRAYENRYTWAPGFSGYRGRCIWQQGDQRVEGTFEIGADLKAKVDGIENEEILKAVNSQLWEVAIHRVRRSFEQTHGENTFTAGDTNEVGTEVLVGGKGAGDKYRIKDDVVTMVHRHIHGTVVTIYTTDVTDTGAGYLSHTYTSQYADPATGEARGGRSSFKDSFAALPGDGPWVLTERVVTTEAHGDTPAGSQTFRFEDLESL; from the coding sequence GTGACAGCCTCCGTTCCCGTCAAGCCTGGAAGCGACCTGCGTGATGACTTCCGTCGCGCCTACGAGAACCGCTACACCTGGGCGCCTGGATTCTCCGGCTATCGCGGCCGCTGCATCTGGCAGCAGGGCGATCAACGGGTCGAGGGCACCTTTGAGATCGGTGCCGATCTCAAAGCCAAGGTGGACGGCATTGAAAACGAAGAGATCCTCAAGGCGGTGAATTCCCAGCTCTGGGAAGTCGCGATCCATCGCGTGCGTCGCAGCTTCGAGCAGACCCACGGTGAGAACACCTTCACCGCCGGTGACACCAACGAAGTGGGAACCGAAGTGCTCGTCGGCGGCAAGGGAGCCGGGGACAAATACCGCATCAAAGATGACGTGGTGACCATGGTTCACCGCCACATCCACGGCACCGTCGTGACGATCTACACGACCGATGTCACCGACACGGGTGCGGGCTACCTCAGCCACACCTACACCAGTCAGTACGCCGACCCGGCAACGGGAGAAGCCCGGGGCGGTCGCAGCAGCTTCAAAGACAGCTTTGCTGCTCTTCCTGGAGATGGTCCCTGGGTGCTGACCGAGCGGGTCGTGACCACCGAAGCCCATGGCGATACCCCCGCCGGAAGCCAGACCTTCCGTTTTGAAGATCTCGAATCGCTCTGA
- a CDS encoding sodium:alanine symporter family protein, with translation MGGVESTIQAINGPINSIVWGWPTVLLIAATGILLMVGLRFMPLQRLGYGISMMLRPAASQTEGEITPFQALMTSLSATIGTGNIAGVAGAIAVGGPGAVFWMWIIAIFGIATKYAEAVLAVQFRETDGDGNHVGGPMYYIRNGLGSGWSWMAGLFALFGMLAGFGIGNGVQAFEVSSALSLIGIPRLATGVVLAALVFAVVIGGIKRIAQAASAIVPLMSILYIASCLLVLLANLNSVPEAFATIFSNAFSGQAAAGGALGQVVLMGFKRGIFSNEAGLGSAPIAHAAAKTDDPVRQGTVAMLGTFIDTLIICTMTALVIITTKANLILDAAGDKLSGADLSIAAFNTGIAGSGVVVTLGLVVFAFTTILGWSFYGERCTTYLFGDSAVLPFRLTWVAVVVIGAVAGDRGVIWSIADTLNGLMALPNLVALILLSGTVFKLTKAYSFSD, from the coding sequence ATGGGCGGAGTCGAGTCGACCATTCAGGCCATCAATGGCCCGATCAACAGCATCGTCTGGGGATGGCCCACCGTTCTTTTGATTGCCGCGACGGGCATTCTTCTGATGGTGGGCCTGCGGTTCATGCCGCTGCAACGGCTGGGCTATGGCATCTCGATGATGCTGCGGCCGGCTGCATCACAAACGGAAGGGGAGATCACCCCCTTCCAAGCGCTGATGACCTCGTTGTCGGCCACGATCGGCACGGGAAACATTGCCGGTGTGGCGGGAGCCATCGCCGTTGGTGGACCTGGTGCCGTCTTTTGGATGTGGATCATCGCGATCTTCGGCATCGCAACCAAGTACGCCGAAGCGGTGCTCGCGGTTCAGTTCCGCGAAACCGATGGAGACGGAAACCACGTGGGTGGGCCGATGTACTACATCCGCAACGGACTCGGCAGCGGCTGGAGCTGGATGGCGGGCCTGTTTGCCCTCTTCGGAATGTTGGCGGGCTTCGGCATCGGCAATGGAGTGCAGGCCTTTGAGGTGTCGTCTGCCTTGAGCCTGATCGGCATCCCGAGGCTGGCGACCGGAGTCGTTTTGGCGGCCCTGGTTTTCGCTGTCGTGATCGGGGGCATCAAACGCATTGCCCAGGCGGCCTCCGCCATTGTTCCGTTGATGTCGATCCTCTACATCGCTTCATGCCTTCTGGTGTTGCTGGCCAATCTGAACAGCGTGCCTGAAGCATTCGCCACGATTTTCTCCAACGCCTTCTCCGGTCAAGCTGCAGCCGGTGGGGCCCTCGGTCAGGTGGTGCTGATGGGCTTCAAGCGGGGCATCTTCTCCAATGAAGCGGGCCTGGGCAGCGCTCCGATCGCCCATGCGGCTGCCAAAACCGATGATCCCGTTCGCCAGGGCACGGTGGCCATGCTGGGCACCTTCATCGACACCCTGATCATCTGCACGATGACTGCCCTGGTGATCATCACCACCAAAGCCAATCTGATCCTCGATGCAGCCGGCGACAAGCTCAGCGGCGCAGACCTCTCCATCGCGGCCTTCAACACCGGCATCGCCGGCAGCGGCGTGGTGGTCACCCTGGGATTGGTGGTCTTCGCCTTCACCACCATTCTCGGCTGGAGCTTCTACGGCGAACGCTGCACCACCTATCTCTTCGGTGATTCCGCCGTGCTGCCCTTCCGTCTGACTTGGGTGGCTGTGGTCGTGATTGGTGCTGTCGCCGGCGACCGCGGTGTGATCTGGTCGATTGCCGACACGCTCAATGGCCTGATGGCCCTCCCGAACCTCGTGGCCCTGATCCTGCTCTCCGGAACCGTGTTCAAACTCACCAAGGCCTACAGCTTCAGCGACTGA
- a CDS encoding DUF6447 family protein: MTDSAANNPVLTFEGKRYDLNTLPDELKELVRGMQVADAQLRMHEDTLKVLAVGRQSLATQLNERLKSVTPLPDQG, from the coding sequence ATGACTGATTCCGCAGCCAACAACCCCGTCTTGACCTTTGAAGGCAAGCGCTACGACCTCAACACCCTTCCTGATGAGCTCAAGGAGCTTGTGCGTGGCATGCAGGTTGCCGATGCTCAACTGCGGATGCACGAAGACACCCTCAAGGTTCTGGCGGTGGGTCGTCAGAGCTTGGCGACTCAGCTCAATGAAAGGCTCAAGTCCGTGACTCCGTTGCCCGATCAGGGTTGA
- a CDS encoding ABC transporter ATP-binding protein, which produces MLTSSQAGFRRLLPLLSPHLRELLWGGCCMAIYVGSFPLLVQLAGELFPALGSGDLARVLPLIGLALLIFAVQKIAQFGQDSLLAGPALLVSQDLRRDLFRRLQTVELGALEKLSAGDLTYRFTEDADRVSEVLYKTIHDTVPSVLQLVAVLGMMLWLDWKLTLAILLLAPVIVWLISLFGARVMAATERSQKKVSELAGLLGEAIEGLPLVRAFAAEPWLQDRFETEIDQHRQARHRTYSLVALQHPVVGTIEVVGLFAVLALGAWRIQSGDLSIAGLSSYLTGLIVLIDPIAHVTNNFNEFQQGQASLRRLREIEREPQEAADPAEAQAIGVLQGDLVFDQVSFGYDPAQQVLRQLNLRVDAGQVLAIVGPSGAGKSTLLSLLLRFNTAQQGEIRLDGTDISLMRARELRQQVALVPQRTTVFSGTIAEAIRFGRRATDDEVRDAARLANADDFIRALPQGYDTQLEERGTNVSGGQLQRIAIARAVLGNPALLLLDEATSALDAEAEAAVQLGLKQAMKGRTVLVIAHRLATVQEADRIVVLEKGAVVDRGTHDELMQRGGRYRELCERQFIRDRQKS; this is translated from the coding sequence ATGCTGACCTCATCCCAGGCCGGTTTTCGCCGGCTGCTGCCTTTGCTTAGCCCCCACCTGCGGGAACTGCTCTGGGGGGGCTGCTGCATGGCGATTTACGTGGGCAGCTTTCCGCTGCTCGTGCAGCTGGCCGGGGAGTTGTTTCCCGCGCTGGGCTCGGGTGATTTGGCTCGCGTGCTTCCGCTGATCGGGCTGGCGTTGCTGATCTTTGCTGTTCAGAAGATCGCCCAGTTCGGTCAGGACTCGCTTCTTGCCGGCCCTGCATTGCTGGTGAGCCAGGACTTACGGCGTGATCTGTTCCGCCGCCTGCAGACCGTGGAGCTGGGGGCACTGGAGAAGCTCTCGGCCGGTGATCTCACCTACCGCTTCACCGAAGACGCCGATCGCGTCAGCGAGGTGCTGTACAAGACCATTCACGACACGGTCCCCAGCGTTCTTCAGCTCGTTGCGGTGCTGGGGATGATGCTCTGGCTCGACTGGAAACTGACGCTGGCCATCCTCCTGCTGGCGCCGGTGATCGTCTGGCTGATCAGCCTGTTTGGTGCTCGCGTGATGGCGGCCACTGAACGCAGTCAGAAAAAGGTGAGCGAACTGGCCGGTTTGCTGGGTGAGGCCATCGAAGGTTTGCCCCTGGTGCGTGCTTTTGCCGCCGAACCCTGGCTGCAGGACCGTTTTGAGACGGAAATCGATCAACACCGGCAGGCCCGCCACCGCACCTACAGCCTTGTGGCGCTCCAGCATCCGGTGGTTGGCACCATCGAGGTGGTGGGTCTGTTTGCCGTGCTGGCTCTCGGAGCCTGGCGAATCCAGAGCGGTGATCTGAGTATTGCCGGACTGAGCAGTTACCTGACAGGGCTGATCGTGCTGATCGATCCCATTGCCCACGTCACCAACAACTTCAACGAATTTCAGCAGGGTCAGGCGTCGCTGCGACGTCTGCGGGAGATCGAGCGCGAGCCTCAGGAGGCTGCGGATCCAGCTGAGGCGCAAGCCATCGGTGTACTTCAGGGTGATCTGGTCTTTGACCAGGTGAGCTTTGGCTATGATCCAGCCCAGCAGGTGTTGCGTCAGCTGAATCTGCGGGTGGATGCGGGCCAGGTGCTGGCCATCGTTGGCCCCTCCGGTGCGGGTAAAAGCACCCTGCTGTCGCTTCTGCTCCGGTTCAACACGGCGCAACAGGGCGAGATCCGTCTCGACGGCACCGACATCAGCTTGATGCGCGCTCGCGAGCTGCGTCAGCAGGTGGCCCTGGTTCCGCAGCGCACCACCGTATTTTCCGGAACCATTGCCGAAGCGATTCGGTTTGGCCGTCGTGCGACGGACGACGAGGTGCGCGATGCGGCACGGTTGGCCAATGCGGATGATTTCATCCGTGCCTTGCCCCAGGGGTATGACACCCAGCTCGAGGAACGGGGAACCAACGTTTCCGGTGGCCAACTGCAGCGGATCGCCATTGCACGGGCGGTGCTTGGCAATCCAGCGCTGTTGCTGCTGGATGAAGCCACCAGTGCCCTTGATGCCGAAGCCGAGGCGGCGGTGCAACTCGGACTGAAGCAGGCGATGAAGGGGCGAACCGTGTTGGTGATCGCCCATCGTCTGGCGACGGTGCAGGAGGCCGATCGCATTGTGGTTCTTGAAAAGGGAGCCGTGGTCGATCGAGGAACCCACGACGAGTTGATGCAGCGTGGTGGGCGTTACCGCGAATTGTGCGAACGGCAGTTCATTCGAGATCGGCAGAAGTCCTGA
- a CDS encoding RNA-binding S4 domain-containing protein, with protein sequence MKLDQFLKWKGWVSTGGEAKQRIQMGEVEVNGSVETRRGRQLSPGDRVVLAGEESVVGSENATGP encoded by the coding sequence ATGAAGCTGGATCAGTTCCTGAAATGGAAGGGTTGGGTCTCCACCGGCGGTGAAGCGAAGCAACGCATCCAGATGGGTGAAGTGGAGGTGAATGGAAGCGTTGAAACCCGGCGGGGACGTCAGCTTTCCCCGGGAGATCGGGTTGTGCTTGCTGGGGAGGAGTCCGTTGTCGGCAGCGAAAACGCGACCGGGCCGTAA
- the tpiA gene encoding triose-phosphate isomerase, whose amino-acid sequence MRRPVIAGNWKMHMTCAQSREFMEAFLPLIADTPDDRDLVLAPPFTALSTMAELSQNSRVCLSSQNVHWEGQGAFTGEISPAMLKEHGVTHTIVGHSEPRKYFSESDEQINHRARSSQSNGLIPIVCVGESDEQRERGEAERVIRRQIEQGLEGLDAEKLVVAYEPIWAIGTGKTCAAEEANRICGLIRSWVGSPDLVIQYGGSVKPSNIDELMGMSDIDGVLVGGASLEPESFGRIANYQAA is encoded by the coding sequence GTGCGCAGACCGGTGATCGCTGGCAACTGGAAGATGCACATGACTTGTGCCCAGTCGCGGGAGTTCATGGAAGCCTTCCTGCCACTGATTGCTGACACCCCGGACGACCGCGACCTGGTGCTGGCACCACCCTTCACGGCGCTGTCGACCATGGCGGAACTCAGCCAGAACTCCCGGGTCTGCCTTTCGAGCCAGAACGTGCACTGGGAAGGCCAGGGAGCCTTCACCGGGGAGATCTCCCCAGCCATGCTCAAGGAGCACGGGGTGACCCACACGATCGTGGGCCATAGCGAACCGCGGAAATACTTCAGTGAAAGTGACGAACAGATCAACCACCGGGCCCGCTCCTCACAGTCCAACGGCCTGATTCCGATCGTTTGCGTTGGCGAAAGCGATGAGCAGCGCGAGCGGGGCGAAGCTGAACGGGTGATCCGCCGTCAGATCGAGCAGGGCCTGGAGGGTCTCGATGCAGAGAAACTGGTGGTGGCCTACGAACCGATCTGGGCGATTGGCACAGGCAAGACCTGCGCAGCCGAAGAAGCCAACCGCATCTGTGGTCTGATCCGTAGCTGGGTGGGTTCCCCCGATCTGGTGATTCAGTACGGCGGCTCCGTCAAACCCAGCAACATTGATGAGTTGATGGGCATGAGCGATATCGACGGTGTGCTGGTGGGGGGTGCTTCCTTGGAGCCCGAAAGCTTTGGACGAATTGCCAACTACCAAGCGGCTTGA
- the folP gene encoding dihydropteroate synthase — MGVINVTPDSFSDGGRFLASERALAEAQRQLSRGADVLDLGAQSTRPGAEEVGAEEELLRLLPALKSIRQHCPAVLISIDTFLAPVAAKALEAGANWINDVSGGRRDPDLLRVVADAGCPVVLMHSRGDSQTMDQLTTYADVVANVKEALLERSEAAIQAGVDESQIIWDPGLGFAKTHEQNLQLLRDLEQLTAGPRPVLIGPSRKRFIGAVLDEPRPKARLWGTAAVACRCAQAGAAVLRVHDVGPISQTLRMAAALW; from the coding sequence ATGGGGGTGATCAACGTCACCCCGGATTCCTTCAGTGATGGAGGGAGATTTCTGGCGAGCGAACGGGCCCTTGCTGAAGCTCAGCGGCAACTGAGCCGTGGTGCGGACGTGTTGGATCTGGGGGCGCAAAGCACCCGACCCGGAGCGGAGGAGGTGGGCGCCGAAGAGGAGTTGCTAAGGCTCCTGCCAGCGCTGAAGAGCATCCGGCAGCACTGCCCAGCGGTGCTGATCTCCATCGACACGTTTCTGGCGCCGGTGGCCGCCAAGGCACTGGAAGCAGGGGCCAACTGGATCAATGATGTAAGCGGTGGCCGTCGGGATCCCGATCTGCTGAGGGTGGTCGCCGATGCGGGCTGTCCGGTGGTGCTGATGCACAGCCGCGGCGACAGCCAAACCATGGATCAGCTCACGACCTATGCCGATGTCGTGGCAAATGTGAAAGAAGCGTTGCTGGAGCGCAGTGAAGCTGCGATTCAAGCCGGCGTTGATGAAAGCCAAATCATCTGGGATCCGGGTCTCGGCTTCGCCAAGACCCACGAGCAGAACCTGCAGCTGCTGCGGGATCTGGAACAACTCACTGCAGGGCCGCGACCGGTGCTGATCGGCCCTTCACGCAAACGCTTCATCGGGGCCGTGCTGGATGAACCCAGACCCAAAGCGCGTCTCTGGGGAACAGCTGCCGTGGCATGCCGCTGCGCCCAGGCCGGTGCTGCCGTGCTGCGGGTGCACGATGTGGGGCCCATCAGCCAGACGCTGCGCATGGCAGCTGCACTCTGGTGA